The following is a genomic window from Chitinophaga caseinilytica.
ACCTGGCTCTTCGATGCGAAAAATCCCCTCACGGCCCGAGTGTTCGTCAACCAGATGTGGCAGCAGATATTCGGAAAAGGGATCGTGAAAAGCACAGGCGATTTCGGGATGCAGGGAGAGCTGCCCAGCCATCCGCAACTGCTCGACTGGCTGGCGGTTGATTTCATGCAGCATGGATGGGACGTGAAGCGGCTGATGAAACAGATGGTCATGACGGCTACTTACCGCCAATCGGCCAATATCACGAAAGACAAGCTGGAAGCAGATCCGGATAATATTTACCTCTCCCGCGGGCCGCGGTTCCGCCTGCCTGCGGAAACCGTGCGCGACCTGGTACTGGCGTCGAGCGGGATGCTCGTGCACACCATCGGCGGCCCCAGCGTGAAACCTTACCAGCCCGCGGGCCTGTGGGAACTGGCCACTTCCGGCCGCGGATCGCTGGCCACTTACCGGCAAGACCATGGCGAAAGCCTGTACCGCCGTGGGTTGTACACGTTCATCAAAAGAACTGTCCCGCCCCCGTCCATGATGATCTTCGACGCCAGCAACCGCGACCAGTGCGAAGTGAAACGTTCCGCTACCAATACGCCACTGCAGGCGCTCATCATGCTCAACGACCCAACGGTACTGGAAGCCTCGCGGGTATTTGCCGGGAAACTCCTGCAAAAGGGCGGCGATACGGAAAAGAACATCCGCCAGGCGTTCCTCGCCATCGTTTGCCGGACGCCGGAAGCGGCGGAGGTCGACGTGCTGTCGAAATACTTCGCGCAGCAGCAGGCCTGGTTCAAAAGCAAGCCCGCCGAAGCGGAAAAACTCCTCCGCCATGGCGAATTCCCCATGGCCAAGGGGCTCGATGCCTCCTCCTGGGCCGCCATGATGCAGGTCATCACCACCATTTACAACCTGGAAGAAACTTTATCCAAAACCTGATCCCCGGTAAAAATACGCGCCATGAAAAATGAATTCATTGAGCGGCACCTGAACATGAACCGCCGCAAATTCCTGTCGAATCTCAGCCTCGGTGTGGGCAGCGTGGCCCTCGGCTCGCTCCTCATCCCCGACCTCTTCGGCAGCCGCACACCGGAAGAAGCGGCCTTTGTGCCGGGGATGCCGCACTTCGCGCCCAAAGCCAAACGGGTTATTTACCTGTTCCAGAACGGCGCGCCCTCGCAGCTCGAAAGCTTCGACTACAAACCGAAACTCCGCGAAATGATGGGCCAGGAGCTCCCGGCGTCTATCCGCATGGGACAAAGACTGACGGGCATGACGGCCGGCCAGTCGTCGTTCCCCCTCGTCGGCTCCCATTTCGATTTCCAGCAATACGGCCAGGCCCGCGCCTGGATCAGCGACCTCTTTCCGCACACCGCGAAGATCGTCGACGATATCTGCATCGTCCGCTCCCTGTTCACCGAAGCCATCAACCACGACCCCGCGCTTACCTTCTTCCAGACCGGCGCCCAGCAGGGCAACCGGGCCAGCTTCGGATCGTGGATGAGCTATGGATTGGGCAGCGAGAATAAAAACCTCCCGGCATTCTGCGTACTGCTGTCGCGCGGGAAAGGCAACGGCCAGGGCGTGTACTCCAAGCTCTGGAGCAACGGCTTCCTCGACAGCATCCACCAGGGCGTACAGTTTAGCAGTGGCGACAGTCCCGTCCTGTATCTCAACAATCCCGAAGGCATCGATTCCACCAACCGCCGGCAAATGCTCGATCAGCTGGCGGCGCTGAACGATAAATCGTACAAGGAATTCGGCGATCCGGAAATCAGCACCAAAATCCAGCAATACGAAATGGCATACCGCATGCAGACGGCCGTTCCCGAACTGACCGACCTCTCGCGCGAGCCCGACGATATCCTCAAAATGTACGGACCGGAATGCATGGTGCCCGGCACTTTCGCCGCCAACTGCCTGCTGGCCCGGAAGCTTTCCGAAAGCGGCGTGCGCTTCATCCAGCTGTATCACCAGGGATGGGACCAGCACGGGAACCTGCCCAACGAAATGGCCGGGCAGGCGAAGGATGTGGACCGCGCGTCCGCGGCGCTCATCACCGATCTCAAACAACGCGGGCTGCTCGATGAAACGCTCGTGATCTGGGGCGGCGAATTCGGGCGCACGAATTATTGCCAGGGGAAAATGACGGCCGACAATTACGGCCGCGACCATCACCCCCGCTGCTTCTCCATCTGGATGGCCGGCGGCGGCGTGAAACCCGGCATCGTTTACGGCGAAACCGACGAGTTCGGGTACAATATCGTCAAAGACCCCGTGCATGTGCACGACTTCCACGCCACCGTGCTGCACCTCATGGGCCTCGACCACGAAAAACTCACATTCAAACACCAGGGACGCCGTTACCGGCTCACAGACGTTGCGGGACAAGTCATTCCCGGACTGATGGCCTAAATACCGAAACATGGAAAGAAGAAAATTCATCCGCGCCGCGGCGCTCACCACCGCCGGGTTCTACATCTCCCGCGACCTCTTTGCACGGCCGAAAGGCCCCGTTTACGGGCATAACAAAATGCGGTTCACGCTCGACGAAAAGTGGGCAAAGGCCGACGTGTCCCGCTTCCCCGTGAAAGACTGCCACGAAATGGTGCAGGACGCGAAGGGAAGGATCATTTTGCTCACGAACGAGACAAAAAACAACGTCCTCATCTTCAATAAATCCGGGAAACTGCTGCAAAGCTGGGGAACGCAATTCCCCGGTGCGCACGGCCTCACGCTGGCGAAGGAAAACGGGGAAGAATTCCTGCTTATCACCGATACGGATTTGCACCAGGTTTACAAAACCACGCTCGACGGGAAAGTGCTGCTGACGATCGACTATCCGAAGGAAAGCGGGAAATACGATAAAAAGGAAGCGTTCGTGCCGACGGAAACCACCGTGGCGGAAAATGGGGATATCTACATCGCAGACGGTTACGGTGCGCAATACATTTCCCGGTTCGACCGCAACGGCAAGCTGTTGGATATTTTCGGCGGTCGCGGTGAAGGCGACGCCCATCTCGACAATGCCCACGGTATTTGCATCGATCGCCGGAACGGTGCGCCTACCCTGCTGGTCACCGACCGTACGCGGAATTGCTTCAAGCGGTTCAGCATGGACGGGCAATTGCTGGAAGTGATCTCCCTGCCCGGCGCCTGCGTGTGCCGGCCCGTCATCAAGGGCGATCATTTGTACGCTGCCGTGCTCCGTTCCCCGGAAATGGGCAAGGAAGCCAGCGGGTTCGTGACGATCCTCGACAAAAACAATAAAGTGGTGTCGAACATCGGTGGTACGGAACCGAAGTACGCAGACGGCAAGCTGCAGCCGATGGAGCAGGCGGAAAAGATCTTCGTGCACCCGCACGACGTGTGCGTGGACAACGACGAGAACCTGTATGTGGCGCAATGGGCGTCCGGAAAAGTATATCCCTATAAACTCAGCAGAGTCTGATGAACCAACATAGCACAAAATGGCAAA
Proteins encoded in this region:
- a CDS encoding 6-bladed beta-propeller; its protein translation is MERRKFIRAAALTTAGFYISRDLFARPKGPVYGHNKMRFTLDEKWAKADVSRFPVKDCHEMVQDAKGRIILLTNETKNNVLIFNKSGKLLQSWGTQFPGAHGLTLAKENGEEFLLITDTDLHQVYKTTLDGKVLLTIDYPKESGKYDKKEAFVPTETTVAENGDIYIADGYGAQYISRFDRNGKLLDIFGGRGEGDAHLDNAHGICIDRRNGAPTLLVTDRTRNCFKRFSMDGQLLEVISLPGACVCRPVIKGDHLYAAVLRSPEMGKEASGFVTILDKNNKVVSNIGGTEPKYADGKLQPMEQAEKIFVHPHDVCVDNDENLYVAQWASGKVYPYKLSRV
- a CDS encoding DUF1501 domain-containing protein codes for the protein MKNEFIERHLNMNRRKFLSNLSLGVGSVALGSLLIPDLFGSRTPEEAAFVPGMPHFAPKAKRVIYLFQNGAPSQLESFDYKPKLREMMGQELPASIRMGQRLTGMTAGQSSFPLVGSHFDFQQYGQARAWISDLFPHTAKIVDDICIVRSLFTEAINHDPALTFFQTGAQQGNRASFGSWMSYGLGSENKNLPAFCVLLSRGKGNGQGVYSKLWSNGFLDSIHQGVQFSSGDSPVLYLNNPEGIDSTNRRQMLDQLAALNDKSYKEFGDPEISTKIQQYEMAYRMQTAVPELTDLSREPDDILKMYGPECMVPGTFAANCLLARKLSESGVRFIQLYHQGWDQHGNLPNEMAGQAKDVDRASAALITDLKQRGLLDETLVIWGGEFGRTNYCQGKMTADNYGRDHHPRCFSIWMAGGGVKPGIVYGETDEFGYNIVKDPVHVHDFHATVLHLMGLDHEKLTFKHQGRRYRLTDVAGQVIPGLMA